In Salvelinus alpinus chromosome 22, SLU_Salpinus.1, whole genome shotgun sequence, one genomic interval encodes:
- the vaspb gene encoding vasodilator-stimulated phosphoprotein isoform X1, translating into MSESSICQARATVMIYDDGNKMWLPAGTGPQTFSRVQIYHNPSTNAFRVVGRKMQTDQQVVINCPIVKGLKYNEATPNFHQWRDARQVWGLNFGSKEDAALFASGMAHALEVLNSLADAGYATLPRPVSNGPSPEELEQQRRLEQQERERQEWERLERERQQAAAVPTPPVPPLAPPAPPGPPPPPGPPPSGPPPPPGPPPPGPPAAGSGPPPAPPLPSPGGDGGLGGGAGGLATALAAAKLRRVAKDDSGSVAAAASSAAAPAAKPDQSRTSGSIGGGGGGGGGLMGEMASILARRKKMADGGAKPPAKTADNDDSESQGQSDNLGRRPWEKSATMPRNNSISKSMDSTSPLPQGPRVKHAGGSNDAGGGEETDMERIKQEILDEMRKELQKVKEEIIRAFIEELQKRGST; encoded by the exons TGAGTCCAGTATCTGCCAGGCTCGTGCTACGGTGATGATCTACGATGATGGGAATAAGATGTGGCTCCCGGCAGGAACAGGGCCTCAGACCTTCAGCAGGGTCCAGATCTACCACAACCCCTCCACTAACGCCTTCAGAGTGGTGGGACGCAAGATGCAGACAGATCAGCAG GTGGTGATTAACTGTCCGATTGTGAAGGGCCTGAAGTACAATGAGGCCACGCCCAACTTCCACCAGTGGCGAGACGCGCGGCAGGTGTGGGGGCTCAACTTCGGCAGTAAGGAGGATGCCGCCCTCTTCGCCAGCGGAATGGCCCATGCACTGGAGGTGCTCAACTCCCTGGCAGACGCAG GTTACGCTACCCTCCCCCGCCCAGTGTCAAATGGACCCTCCCCagaggagctggaacagcagCGGAG GCTGgagcagcaagagagagagcggcaGGAgtgggagagactggagagagagagacaacaagctGCAGCAG TGCCCACTCCTCCAGTCCCACCGTTGGCCCCCCCAGCACCTCCGGGCCCTCCTCCACCCCCAGGACCTCCTCCATCTgggccccctcctccccctggaCCTCCTCCCCCAGGACCCCCGGCCGCAGGATCAGGACCCCCGCCCGCCCCACCGCTGCCCTCCCCAGGAGGAGATGGGGGCCTAGGGGGAGGTGCAGGGGGCCTGGCGACAGCCTTAGCCGCAGCCAAGCTCCGCAGAGTGGCCAAg gatgatagtggtagtgttgctgctgctgcttcttctGCTGCAGCACCGGCTGCCAAGCCTGATCAAAGCCGCACCAGTGGCTCCatcggtggtggtggtggtggaggaggaggcctGATGGGTGAGATGGCATCCATCCTGGCACGGAG GAAAAAAATGGCAGACGGTGGGGCTAAGCCACCTGCTAAGACAGCAGATAAT GATGACTCAGAGTCTCAAGGCCAAAGTG ACAATCTTGGAAGAAGACCATGGGAGAAATCAGCCACTATGCCCAG GAATAACTCCATCTCCAAGAGCATGGACTCCACCTCTCCCTTGCCCCAGGGTCCCAG GGTGAAGCATGCAGGTGGTAGTAATGATGCTGGAGGTGGTGAAGAGACAGATATGGAGAGGATTAAACAG GAGATTCTTGACGAGATGCGGAAGGAGTTACAAAAAGTCAAGGAAGAGATAATCAGAG CCTTTATTGAGGAGCTACAGAAGAGGGGTTCCACATAG
- the vaspb gene encoding vasodilator-stimulated phosphoprotein isoform X2: MSESSICQARATVMIYDDGNKMWLPAGTGPQTFSRVQIYHNPSTNAFRVVGRKMQTDQQVVINCPIVKGLKYNEATPNFHQWRDARQVWGLNFGSKEDAALFASGMAHALEVLNSLADAGYATLPRPVSNGPSPEELEQQRRLEQQERERQEWERLERERQQAAAVPTPPVPPLAPPAPPGPPPPPGPPPSGPPPPPGPPPPGPPAAGSGPPPAPPLPSPGGDGGLGGGAGGLATALAAAKLRRVAKDDSGSVAAAASSAAAPAAKPDQSRTSGSIGGGGGGGGGLMGEMASILARRKKMADGGAKPPAKTADNDDSESQGQSDNLGRRPWEKSATMPRVKHAGGSNDAGGGEETDMERIKQEILDEMRKELQKVKEEIIRAFIEELQKRGST, translated from the exons TGAGTCCAGTATCTGCCAGGCTCGTGCTACGGTGATGATCTACGATGATGGGAATAAGATGTGGCTCCCGGCAGGAACAGGGCCTCAGACCTTCAGCAGGGTCCAGATCTACCACAACCCCTCCACTAACGCCTTCAGAGTGGTGGGACGCAAGATGCAGACAGATCAGCAG GTGGTGATTAACTGTCCGATTGTGAAGGGCCTGAAGTACAATGAGGCCACGCCCAACTTCCACCAGTGGCGAGACGCGCGGCAGGTGTGGGGGCTCAACTTCGGCAGTAAGGAGGATGCCGCCCTCTTCGCCAGCGGAATGGCCCATGCACTGGAGGTGCTCAACTCCCTGGCAGACGCAG GTTACGCTACCCTCCCCCGCCCAGTGTCAAATGGACCCTCCCCagaggagctggaacagcagCGGAG GCTGgagcagcaagagagagagcggcaGGAgtgggagagactggagagagagagacaacaagctGCAGCAG TGCCCACTCCTCCAGTCCCACCGTTGGCCCCCCCAGCACCTCCGGGCCCTCCTCCACCCCCAGGACCTCCTCCATCTgggccccctcctccccctggaCCTCCTCCCCCAGGACCCCCGGCCGCAGGATCAGGACCCCCGCCCGCCCCACCGCTGCCCTCCCCAGGAGGAGATGGGGGCCTAGGGGGAGGTGCAGGGGGCCTGGCGACAGCCTTAGCCGCAGCCAAGCTCCGCAGAGTGGCCAAg gatgatagtggtagtgttgctgctgctgcttcttctGCTGCAGCACCGGCTGCCAAGCCTGATCAAAGCCGCACCAGTGGCTCCatcggtggtggtggtggtggaggaggaggcctGATGGGTGAGATGGCATCCATCCTGGCACGGAG GAAAAAAATGGCAGACGGTGGGGCTAAGCCACCTGCTAAGACAGCAGATAAT GATGACTCAGAGTCTCAAGGCCAAAGTG ACAATCTTGGAAGAAGACCATGGGAGAAATCAGCCACTATGCCCAG GGTGAAGCATGCAGGTGGTAGTAATGATGCTGGAGGTGGTGAAGAGACAGATATGGAGAGGATTAAACAG GAGATTCTTGACGAGATGCGGAAGGAGTTACAAAAAGTCAAGGAAGAGATAATCAGAG CCTTTATTGAGGAGCTACAGAAGAGGGGTTCCACATAG